Part of the Streptomyces sp. HSG2 genome, TGCTCGCTGCCGGACTCGGCCTCGCACGCGGCCCCGGTGACGTGGCCAAGCGCACCCTGACGCCGCAGACCGCCGAGGCCGTCGGGATGCCGCTGGAGCGGGCCAGCGGCATGCTGGGCACGCTCGAACGGGTCGCGGGGACCGCGGGCCCTGCGGTGGGCGGCGCGTTCGTGGCGTTCGTCAACCCGGTCTGGGCGCTCGGCGTCAACGGCCTGACGTTTCTGGTGTCCGCGCTGATCATCGGCGTGACCGGCCCGCGGAAGCCGGCCCGCGCTGGCGGCGGGACCGGCCAGCGCGGGGAGCGGGGCGAGGGGCAGGGCGGGCCCGCCGCGGCGGACGGGCGCGAGGAGGCCGACGACGAGCCGTACCTCCAGCGTCTGCGCACCGGACTGCACTTCCTGCGGAAGGACCGGCTGCTGCGCTCCGTCGCCGTCATGCTCGCCGTCACCAACCTGATCGACGCCGCCTACGGCTCCCTGCTGATCCCCGTATGGGCGCGGGAGACGGGTGGCGGACCGGCCGCGATCGGCGCGCTGGGCTCCGCCTTCGGCATCGCCGCGATCGGCGGTTCGGCGCTCGCCACCGTGTTCGCGCACCGGCTGCGCCGCCGCCCCACCTACATCATCGCGTTTCTGCTGGCCGGTCCGCCCCGCTTCCTGGTCATGGCGTTCGACGTGCCGCTGTGGACGGTCCTCGCGGTGGGCGTGATCGACGGCCTGGCCATCGGCTTCGTCAACCCGATCCTGAACGCCGTGATGTTCGAGCGCGTCCCCCGGCCGCTGCTGGGCCGCGTCTTCTCCCTGACCGACTCCGCGGGTTCCGCCGGGGTCCCGCTCGGCCCGGT contains:
- a CDS encoding MFS transporter, translating into MTSAAPVGSGTSRSTLYGLLSAYTLALFGTRITMIALPWLVLTTSGSATQTGLVVFAEALPLVLGKALAGPVIDRVGARRFSVAADVLSALVIVLVPLCHWLDYLPYWLLLVLAAGLGLARGPGDVAKRTLTPQTAEAVGMPLERASGMLGTLERVAGTAGPAVGGAFVAFVNPVWALGVNGLTFLVSALIIGVTGPRKPARAGGGTGQRGERGEGQGGPAAADGREEADDEPYLQRLRTGLHFLRKDRLLRSVAVMLAVTNLIDAAYGSLLIPVWARETGGGPAAIGALGSAFGIAAIGGSALATVFAHRLRRRPTYIIAFLLAGPPRFLVMAFDVPLWTVLAVGVIDGLAIGFVNPILNAVMFERVPRPLLGRVFSLTDSAGSAGVPLGPVLAGFLVTSTGLAPVLFGCAALYLCSTVVPALRPHWKALDERPPQPDTAAAAAAGSDTGVPEAPRTAADRQPAD